The nucleotide sequence GATTTCTTGTCATCCGGAAATTTTCTTCATCTCCGTATGCTGTAATCATATAAACTTTTAGGTCAGGATAACGAGCTTTAATTTCTCTCAGTAACTCTATTCCATTCATCTCTGGCATATTGATGTCGGTCAATATCAGGTACTCGTGGCGATTATCAATCGACTCCAATAATTCAAGTGCAGAAGTCCCATTGAGAGCAAAGTTAATTACTACCTCACCAGATTTAATTTCTTTCCTGAACTTTTGCTGGAACAGGAATTGAACATCGCTTTCATCATCAACCACTAATAGTTTCATTTTTCTTCCTTATTTAAAAACTTTCTTCAACCAAGTAAATGCTTGTTCCTTTTACAACGAGGTAATGGAAACTTTCCGGAGAGTCAAATATGATCTTGTCTCCACCAGCGATAACAATTTCATCATACTCGTTCATCCATTTTTCATCTGCGACTACAAAGTTTTTATTTCCCCTGACGGCTATATATGCAGTGTGTTTTCCATCGGGACTGAATGTTACATTACCAACGTTTACAAAATTTTCTCCTTGCTTGCCATCTATAACAGCGAATGCATTGTTTGCGTAAGCGATGTAAGCCATCCTTTTGCCATCCGGACTAAATTGGATCTGACGAACCTCTACGTATGGGCCTTCTTCTTTACCATCAATGATCATATAAAATTGTTCTGAAAGAGTTGCTAAATAAGCAAAATGCTTACCATCCGGGCTGAAAGTTAAAGTACCGGCTGTGTAATCATCATAACTTTTACCTTCGATTCCGTCAACGACAACCAACCATTTATCTCCAGATTTTACCGGATACGCCAGTCGATTTCCATCAGGGCTAAACCATGTTCCTACTATAAAATCATATTGTTTCCCTTCTTTTCCATCCAGCACAACAAATGATTTATTAACATCATTAGCCAAATAAACTAAATGCTTGCTGTCATCGCTGAATTGAAGATCACTTATGCCGTTATATTTTTTTTGTTCTTTGTCATCAACAACTACAAATGCGGAGCTGTCCTGCAATACAACAAAAGCCAACCGGCTGCCATCCGGACTAAAATGGTTCCAGCTATCTAAATTATCGTAATTATTTATTTCTTTTCCATCAACAATTAAAAATTTTTTTTCACCTTCATCTGCCATATACTTATAATGTCTACTGTCAGCGCTAAATACAGGTGAATATATGTAATCGTATTGCTTTTCTTCAACTTCGTCAACAACTACAGAAGAATAAGGTAGAAGCGAAGCTCTATACATAAAACGTTTGCTGTCCGGACTAAAAATAAATTCATATATAATGTCATATGGCTTACTTTCTTTTTCATCAACCACCATAATTTGTTTTAAGTCGTTTGATGCAACATAAGCCGTTCGTTTGCCATCAGGGCTGAACATAAAATTTTCCACACTTTTGTAATGCTTTCCTTTAGCACCGTCAACAACTGCAAAATATTCGTCATTTAATTTTGCTATATAAGCCAGTCTGTTTCCCTCAGGGCTAAATACAAGTGGATTCATAATATCGTCGTATTTATTTTCAGGTTTACCATCCAGCACCGCACAGAGCCCGCCTTCTGATCTGATAACATAGGCAATATGTTTGCCGTTAGGACTTACAATGAATGATTCTCTTATGAAGGTAGATGTATCAACCTCTGCAAGAAGTGTTTCTTCGACTTCTCTTTGAGGAAAAATATTTGTTGAGTTTGTACAAAAAATAAAAATTAACAGGAGTGGCTGAAAAATTTTTTTCATAAAGAGGAATCCTTATTAAATTATTTTAAATGGGTAAATTGTAAGTATTAAGTTTGGTATTAATAATTAATTTTCATTCTTCGGGAGAATAATAATAAACTCAGTGAATTTTCCTTCTTCACTTTCAAATCTGAGTTCACCTTTGTGCTGTTTTACGATAATGTCATAGCTAATTGATAATCCCAAACCAGTGCCTTCGCCAGCCGGCTTCGTAGTGAAGAATGGATTAAAAATATTTTTCCTTGTTGACTGAGGAATTCCGCAGCCATTATCCCGTATCCGGATTTCAACTTTACCTTGCAGATTTTTTGTCGATACTTTAAGTATCGGGGAAAAATCATTCCCGCTTTTTCGTTTCTTTTGGTTTGCTGCATAACAGGCATTATTAACTAAATTTAGAATTACCCTGCTTATATCCTGCGGCACAAAATTTATTTTTTCAATTGATCTGTCATAATCTTTTTCAATTGTTATGTTGAAATCTTTATCCTGCGCCCTGAGACCATGGTATGCAAGGTTTATATCCTGATCAACCAGTTCATTCACATCTACAAGCGCTTTTTCGCCGGAATTTCCCCGTGAGTGGAGAAGCATTCCCTTAACGATTGAATCAGCACGTTTTCCATGCTGATTTATCTTCTCAAGGTTTTGTTTTAAATTTTCGAGTAATTCAATAACGTCTTCGGTATTATTATTCTGAAGTTCTATTTTCATTTCATCGAGAAGTTCGCGGCTAACTTCGGAAAAATTGTTTACAAAGTTCAATGGGTTTTTAATTTCGTGTGCGATGCCGGCAGTTAAAGCTCCCAATGATGCAAGTTTTTGTTGTGTTACAAGTTGTTCCTGAGTTCTTACTATTTCGTCATTTTTGTCACGAAGTATTTTAATTGACTGAGCTTTTGATATTGCGGATATAGCATGTTCCCGGAATCTGTTCAGTAACCTTGCAGCCGATCGATCGAAAGGTTTTTCATCTGAAAAACTATCAAATACAACATATGCTTCAGTAGTTGAATCTCTTTCGACTGCCATTATCAGCATTGATTTGGGCTTTCTAATTTCAGACAGTTTTTCGTCCCCAAATAACCTTCCCGGAGAATTTATAATATAAATTCCTTTCTCAACTTCATCTGAATTTAATGTATAGCGCTTTGCTAATTCTTCTGCGGTGAAAGATATTTTATCAAGCTCGTTTAATTTATAACCAGCGGTGAATGCAACTTTAAAAAGATTGTCTTTTTTATCCAGCAGAAATACAGCAGCCATTTCAGCCTGCGGAATAAAGTTCATCGTTTGTTTTAGTAAAGAGTTGAAAAGATTGTCAAGATCTTCGGCATTGTTTATTATTCTGACTAATCGATCTACTGTTTCAAGTTCGTCAGCCTGCTGTTTTAATAATTCTGCTTCACGTAACTTAGCCTTATCACGTTCTTTCCTGATTACTTTCCGACGCATAATTCTGTCTGTTGCAAAAATTCCTAACAGGATAAGAAATCCATAAAAAGCATAAGCCCAGTTAGTTCGCCACCAAGGCGGTGTAATAATAATAATAAATGGTTTACTATTTTCGTTCCAGGTTCCATCGTTACCTGAAGATTTAACAATCAAAGTATATTCGCCGGGTTTAAGATTTGTTAAGGTAACATCTCTTTTGTTTCCAAGGATAATCCAATTATTATTATAACCTTCAAGTTTATATGCGTAGTTACTCTTTCCTGTGCTGTAATAATTCAGTGCCGAGAATTCAAAATTCAAAATGTTATTCTGGTATGAGAGAATCAATTTCTCTTTTTCAGAAATTCCTTTTTCTTCAACCATTTCACCGGTGTCTTCATTATATCTTTTCAAAGATGTTATAAGAATTTCTGGTTTAAAGAAATTGCCTTTTATGTCTTTAGGGTCAAATACATTAATTCCACCAATACCGCCAAAATATATTTTACCATTTTTCTTGCTTCTGAAAGAAACATCTTCGAACTTAATTGTTTTTAAACCATCGGACTGATCAAAATTCAGAAAAGTGTTATCGTCCGGATTGAACCGGGATAATCCATAAGCAGTACCAATCCATAATTTTCCTGAATCATCCTGGAGAATTCCTCTCACAATATCATTTGGTAAACCATCTCGCTGTCTGTAATGAATAAATTTAGCAGTGTCATTATCATTCTTTGGAGGAATAAATTTATTTAATCCTCCCCCAAATGTCCCCAGCCAAAGAATTCCTTTCGCATCAATTAAAATTGTTCTCACATCATTACCACTAATGCTGTTAGGATCTTTAGGATTATGCTTATAACTTTTAAATTTAGGCTGGATGATTGAACCATCTTTATTAAAACGATAATCTGAGATAAGCATATTTAATCCGCCGTCAGCAGTTCCGATCCATAATTGTCCATCGGAACTCTCTGCAATGCTCATAATTCTGTTGTCGCTTATGCTGCCCGGATAATCTTTATCAAATTTATAATGAAGAAATTTAGGTTTTTTTTCATTTGGTGTAGAGATTAGTTTATTCAATCCGCCATTCCAGCTTCCAAACCATAAATTACCTTTTGAATCAGAAAATATTTTTATTATTTCACCATTACTTATACTACTGGGGTCTTTAGGATTATGACGATAATGGGTGAAAGAATTTGTTAAAGGATTATATTTATCAAGTCCATCAGAAGTACCAATCCAGATTGTTCCCTGAGTATCCTGGAGCAAGCTGTAAACTATGTTGGAACTTGTTCCGTTTACTTCATTATCATTATTAAAGTGATTAAATTTTTTTGTAACCGGGTTGTATTTATCCAGACCAAGTTCAGTTCCGATCCAAACATTTCCATCTTTATCTTCTAAAACACTCAGCACGTTATCACTAATTAATGAATTTTGATCAAAAGCATTATTATGAAAGCTAAAGAATTTTTTCGTATCCTTGTTATGGATATATAAGCCGTTAGTATTAGTCCCAATCCAGATTAAACCGGATTTATCCTCGTAAAAGTTGGTAATATTAGGTGCATAAATTCCCAGAGGATCCAACGGATCGATATTTAAATGA is from Ignavibacteriota bacterium and encodes:
- a CDS encoding response regulator, whose product is MKLLVVDDESDVQFLFQQKFRKEIKSGEVVINFALNGTSALELLESIDNRHEYLILTDINMPEMNGIELLREIKARYPDLKVYMITAYGDEENFRMTRNLGATDYFTKPLQFDLLKEKLNYPNAI
- a CDS encoding GHKL domain-containing protein encodes the protein MNFPISIYLIQFITIIFCEFISAQNPNLRFKHIDIEQGLSQNMIKDILQDSKGFIWIATWDGLNRFDGYNFKVYKHIDGDSTSLRINKISCLSEDKEGRLWIGTFGGGLSLFNREDETFTNYIHNPEISSSISSDLINSIFEDNQKRIWIGTRTGLSLIEKNTAFKSNKKINFINFKFDPQNPDIINNSVFDVFEDKSGVIWLSTYEGALIKLLPDKKGYEFISYYSESKISPSNLIDFIIEDKIHSGLFWINDYYKGIVWFDSKSGKFLYQYPYSDFSKSIPLENVMSILLDSDGEYWLGTHALGIYVFNPNKNSALEKIDHLNIDPLDPLGIYAPNITNFYEDKSGLIWIGTNTNGLYIHNKDTKKFFSFHNNAFDQNSLISDNVLSVLEDKDGNVWIGTELGLDKYNPVTKKFNHFNNDNEVNGTSSNIVYSLLQDTQGTIWIGTSDGLDKYNPLTNSFTHYRHNPKDPSSISNGEIIKIFSDSKGNLWFGSWNGGLNKLISTPNEKKPKFLHYKFDKDYPGSISDNRIMSIAESSDGQLWIGTADGGLNMLISDYRFNKDGSIIQPKFKSYKHNPKDPNSISGNDVRTILIDAKGILWLGTFGGGLNKFIPPKNDNDTAKFIHYRQRDGLPNDIVRGILQDDSGKLWIGTAYGLSRFNPDDNTFLNFDQSDGLKTIKFEDVSFRSKKNGKIYFGGIGGINVFDPKDIKGNFFKPEILITSLKRYNEDTGEMVEEKGISEKEKLILSYQNNILNFEFSALNYYSTGKSNYAYKLEGYNNNWIILGNKRDVTLTNLKPGEYTLIVKSSGNDGTWNENSKPFIIIITPPWWRTNWAYAFYGFLILLGIFATDRIMRRKVIRKERDKAKLREAELLKQQADELETVDRLVRIINNAEDLDNLFNSLLKQTMNFIPQAEMAAVFLLDKKDNLFKVAFTAGYKLNELDKISFTAEELAKRYTLNSDEVEKGIYIINSPGRLFGDEKLSEIRKPKSMLIMAVERDSTTEAYVVFDSFSDEKPFDRSAARLLNRFREHAISAISKAQSIKILRDKNDEIVRTQEQLVTQQKLASLGALTAGIAHEIKNPLNFVNNFSEVSRELLDEMKIELQNNNTEDVIELLENLKQNLEKINQHGKRADSIVKGMLLHSRGNSGEKALVDVNELVDQDINLAYHGLRAQDKDFNITIEKDYDRSIEKINFVPQDISRVILNLVNNACYAANQKKRKSGNDFSPILKVSTKNLQGKVEIRIRDNGCGIPQSTRKNIFNPFFTTKPAGEGTGLGLSISYDIIVKQHKGELRFESEEGKFTEFIIILPKNEN